The following coding sequences are from one Bacteroidetes bacterium SB0662_bin_6 window:
- a CDS encoding lipopolysaccharide biosynthesis protein, with protein sequence MSPETMHSPDEGGAPGYDEEMRRERAEDTLWATLGTLYRYRRLVIGVTVFAGVASVVISLLLTNWYRGTARVLIPQGGETSLAAGLLGSLPAGAAALFGGGPGGDYTRYLAILTSRSMMEAVVDSFDLITLYETEDEEYPLEEAIDMLEDNVAFEVDMEYYFLSVSVLDKDRQRAADMANFLVRRLNEMSVRLSSEGAFDYRRSLEKRYLESRAAMDSVLYAAEQFQEEYGVYDLTSQTESFFEQVGALRRSALEAEIQYEALRASYGEDNAQVQAIQEIALAADQKYRQALAGREQMLPVAQEEVPAVARTYAELELETMIQRSILEVLAPLYEQARFQENREALAVQVLDEAIPPALKAKPKRSIICILATLSAFLLVVIYVLVYDWWARNHGHFLRRLQARTWAQ encoded by the coding sequence ATGAGCCCTGAAACCATGCATTCGCCGGATGAAGGAGGCGCACCCGGATACGACGAGGAGATGCGCCGCGAGCGTGCGGAGGATACGCTTTGGGCCACGCTGGGTACGTTGTACAGGTATCGGCGCCTGGTGATCGGCGTTACGGTCTTTGCGGGCGTGGCTTCCGTGGTCATCAGCCTGCTTCTGACCAACTGGTACCGCGGCACAGCCCGCGTGCTCATTCCGCAGGGAGGCGAAACCTCGTTGGCCGCCGGTTTGCTGGGAAGTCTTCCAGCGGGCGCGGCTGCCCTGTTCGGAGGTGGCCCCGGGGGAGACTACACGCGCTATCTGGCCATTCTGACCAGCCGTTCCATGATGGAAGCTGTGGTGGATTCGTTCGACCTTATTACTCTCTACGAAACGGAGGACGAAGAATACCCGCTGGAAGAAGCTATTGATATGCTGGAAGACAACGTGGCGTTCGAAGTGGATATGGAGTACTATTTTCTGTCCGTCTCCGTGCTGGACAAGGACCGCCAACGCGCCGCCGACATGGCCAATTTCCTGGTCCGCCGCCTCAACGAGATGAGCGTACGACTCTCCAGCGAGGGGGCTTTCGATTATCGCCGCTCGCTGGAAAAACGCTACCTCGAATCCCGGGCCGCCATGGACTCCGTGCTGTACGCCGCGGAACAGTTTCAGGAAGAGTACGGCGTGTACGACCTGACGTCTCAGACGGAAAGCTTTTTCGAGCAGGTAGGTGCGCTCCGCAGAAGCGCGCTGGAGGCTGAAATCCAATACGAAGCGCTCCGCGCATCATACGGCGAGGATAATGCGCAGGTCCAGGCCATACAGGAAATCGCCCTCGCCGCCGATCAGAAATACCGGCAGGCACTGGCCGGCCGGGAGCAAATGCTCCCCGTGGCGCAGGAGGAAGTACCTGCGGTTGCACGCACCTATGCAGAACTGGAACTGGAAACCATGATCCAGCGCAGCATCCTTGAAGTCCTGGCGCCGCTATACGAACAGGCGCGCTTTCAGGAGAATCGGGAGGCGCTGGCGGTACAGGTTCTCGACGAGGCCATCCCGCCGGCGCTCAAAGCAAAGCCGAAGCGGTCGATCATCTGCATCCTCGCCACGCTCTCCGCCTTTCTGCTGGTCGTGATTTACGTGCTCGTATATGACTGGTGGGCCAGAAATCACGGGCACTTTCTGCGAAGGCTCCAGGCGCGAACCTGGGCGCAATGA
- a CDS encoding FkbM family methyltransferase translates to MNNISLVIATLKDSIVRLSGALGVDIAKHKPAGVLEGRTSPDALGKLIRSLHPLQAGAPLIRLGPDGDGGYLLPNDLEGIKYGFSPGVSTESGFEIDLANQGMQVYLADYSVPVVPQSHPNFEFDRKFVGAFSDEIFMTLDEWKKNKIPDYKGDLILQMDIEGMEYETLMQISMDLLAQFRIIVIEFHNLQALFRRTFFTLASNVFDRLLRTHSVVHIHPNNCCGFVKGSGFDIPRVAEFTFYRNDRFRRGMYQTMFPHPLDRDNTHKRSLPLPGCWYRQS, encoded by the coding sequence ATGAATAACATATCCTTGGTTATAGCAACGCTTAAAGACAGCATTGTTCGGCTATCTGGCGCATTGGGCGTGGATATTGCCAAGCACAAACCAGCGGGCGTACTGGAAGGGCGTACTTCTCCGGATGCGCTGGGCAAGCTCATCCGCAGTTTACATCCTTTGCAGGCCGGGGCGCCATTGATTCGCTTGGGGCCCGATGGCGACGGTGGGTACCTTTTGCCGAATGATCTGGAGGGAATTAAATATGGTTTCTCGCCTGGCGTTTCCACGGAGTCGGGCTTTGAAATTGATCTGGCGAATCAGGGCATGCAGGTGTATCTGGCGGATTATTCGGTGCCGGTGGTTCCGCAGTCTCATCCCAATTTTGAATTTGACAGGAAATTTGTGGGTGCATTTTCCGATGAAATTTTTATGACACTAGATGAATGGAAAAAAAACAAAATACCTGATTACAAGGGCGATCTAATTTTGCAAATGGATATAGAAGGAATGGAATATGAAACATTGATGCAAATATCAATGGATCTCTTGGCACAGTTCAGGATTATTGTCATTGAGTTTCACAATCTTCAAGCGTTGTTCCGCCGAACATTTTTTACTCTTGCATCCAATGTCTTCGATAGGCTTCTACGGACCCACAGCGTTGTACATATTCACCCCAACAACTGTTGTGGTTTTGTCAAGGGAAGCGGATTCGATATTCCGCGAGTGGCGGAGTTTACATTCTATCGGAATGATCGATTTAGAAGGGGTATGTATCAAACTATGTTTCCTCATCCTCTGGATAGGGACAATACACACAAACGCTCATTACCGCTACCGGGATGCTGGTACCGCCAGTCATGA
- a CDS encoding glycosyltransferase family 4 protein, with product MSFNDRPVYFFYRVIFWYRIPVLEKLNERLDGRLVVCSGNPPGASSLGNLVRESDPAYKQVYLWNHWLFGEKVHAQPFRRVFNLYGPPAAILAEESPRSVTLPFLLRYAKSVGAGRVLWGHFSSNYRVFNPRRHILDRYRLALAKEVEGCVCYTEGRANLLRPFVPDRNIFVARNTMDLRPMFAQRTTLATEGKQAVRRRLSISPHSPVLVYIGRLIRGKGTDMLLETWEILTKDTPGTLLIIGDGPERATMEKTVAARSLQGVRFLGSLLLEEAAPWLYASDVMLMPGYLGLAVNHAFAFGVPVVSLHHPESAGGVKFHSPEVEYVRSGKTGLLCSGHTSEALAASVREVLADQDRYSSNALAYARKHLTIDRMVDGLEAAVRHAEEISAVNRV from the coding sequence ATGTCTTTCAATGATCGCCCCGTGTACTTTTTCTACCGGGTAATTTTTTGGTATCGTATTCCGGTACTGGAGAAATTGAACGAACGCCTCGACGGGCGGCTTGTCGTATGTTCCGGGAATCCTCCGGGAGCGTCTTCGTTGGGAAATCTGGTTCGGGAAAGCGATCCCGCATACAAGCAGGTATACCTTTGGAATCACTGGCTTTTTGGTGAAAAAGTGCACGCACAGCCGTTTCGTCGTGTTTTTAATCTTTATGGTCCGCCAGCAGCAATTCTTGCGGAGGAAAGTCCGCGTTCTGTTACGTTGCCTTTTTTATTGCGTTACGCTAAGTCAGTTGGAGCGGGACGGGTACTCTGGGGACATTTTTCGTCGAACTACAGGGTATTCAACCCGAGGCGCCATATTCTGGACAGGTACCGTTTGGCGTTGGCAAAAGAAGTGGAGGGATGTGTTTGCTATACGGAGGGCAGGGCCAATTTGCTGCGCCCGTTTGTTCCGGATCGCAATATTTTTGTGGCGCGCAACACGATGGATTTGCGTCCAATGTTTGCACAACGGACGACGTTGGCGACAGAGGGAAAACAGGCAGTTCGGCGGCGACTTTCCATTTCCCCCCACAGTCCTGTTCTGGTCTATATAGGTCGGCTGATTCGGGGAAAGGGCACGGATATGCTTCTCGAAACCTGGGAGATTTTGACGAAGGATACGCCTGGAACTCTATTAATCATAGGGGATGGGCCGGAGCGAGCAACAATGGAGAAGACGGTAGCGGCTCGTTCGTTGCAGGGCGTTCGCTTTCTTGGTTCCTTGCTGCTCGAGGAAGCCGCTCCCTGGTTGTATGCTTCGGATGTGATGCTTATGCCAGGGTATCTTGGCTTGGCCGTGAATCATGCGTTTGCCTTTGGCGTACCGGTGGTGTCGCTGCATCATCCTGAAAGCGCTGGGGGCGTGAAGTTTCACAGTCCCGAAGTGGAATACGTGCGTTCCGGGAAAACCGGTCTATTGTGTTCAGGGCATACTTCCGAGGCGCTGGCGGCAAGTGTACGGGAAGTGCTGGCGGATCAGGATAGGTACTCATCGAATGCGTTGGCATACGCTCGGAAACATTTGACGATCGACAGGATGGTGGATGGTCTTGAAGCAGCGGTCCGTCACGCCGAAGAGATTAGTGCTGTAAATCGCGTGTAA
- a CDS encoding FkbM family methyltransferase — translation MNRWKKLMGLCRHPGFIPPLIRHRIAGGIEHYAMVKHLAPATLIDAGANKGQFSLLVRKLFPKTRIIAFEPLPESADRYERLFGDDKLTTLHRLALDVSSGERTFYVANRGDSSSLLRPAQGLQMAFGGTLSHEISVETVRLDSVIDAKDLPAPVLLKIDVQGAEKQVILSATKLLDYIDHIYVEILFADLYDGQSRFRDVFHELDAKGYRMRGVFNQVITSEYNATYADVLFTRDLQH, via the coding sequence ATGAACCGTTGGAAAAAATTAATGGGCCTGTGCAGGCATCCCGGTTTTATCCCACCGTTAATACGGCATCGGATAGCCGGAGGCATAGAGCATTACGCCATGGTAAAACACCTTGCGCCGGCCACACTTATTGATGCGGGTGCGAACAAAGGGCAATTTTCGTTGCTGGTGCGCAAATTATTTCCAAAAACCCGTATCATTGCCTTCGAACCGCTCCCCGAATCGGCTGATCGTTACGAACGACTCTTTGGTGATGACAAACTCACAACATTGCATCGCCTTGCCCTAGATGTCAGCTCTGGCGAGCGTACCTTCTACGTGGCAAATCGCGGCGATTCCTCGTCTCTATTGCGCCCAGCTCAAGGATTGCAGATGGCTTTCGGCGGTACGCTATCTCATGAAATATCTGTTGAAACTGTTCGCTTGGACTCAGTGATTGACGCAAAGGATTTACCCGCTCCCGTATTGTTGAAAATAGATGTACAAGGCGCTGAAAAACAGGTTATTTTATCTGCCACTAAATTATTGGATTATATCGATCATATTTACGTAGAAATTTTATTTGCAGATTTATACGATGGACAATCCCGATTCCGCGATGTGTTTCACGAATTGGATGCAAAAGGTTATCGTATGCGTGGCGTATTCAATCAAGTAATCACGTCAGAATACAACGCCACATATGCCGATGTACTCTTTACACGCGATTTACAGCACTAA
- a CDS encoding phytoene/squalene synthase family protein, translating to MAAPSSNESANSDLAYQEEILQGVSRTFALTIPQLPEKLRTVVGNAYLLCRITDTIEDEPVLPAGQKQAFAERFAEVVAGRAEAEPFARELGALLSSSTTPSEHDLIANTVRVIRITSGFNTVQKGALERCVRIMAGGMAEFQQNATPDGLNDVPHLDRYCYYVAGVVGEMLTELFCDYSAEINTRREELLPLAVSFGQGLQMTNILKDVWDDRNRGACWLPQDVFLAAGFDLRSLSPGRTDPGFVKGLSGLVAIARRHLENALRYTLIIPSHETGIRRHCLWALGMAVLTLRRIHATPTFSSGQEVKISRRSVWTVVIVTSALARWNPALKFLFGVLTRKLPSS from the coding sequence ATGGCGGCGCCTTCCTCGAATGAATCGGCAAATAGCGACCTCGCTTATCAGGAAGAAATCCTGCAAGGCGTTTCCCGCACGTTCGCCCTCACGATCCCGCAGCTTCCGGAAAAGTTACGCACGGTGGTAGGCAACGCCTATCTCCTGTGCCGCATCACGGACACCATCGAAGACGAACCCGTCCTGCCCGCCGGGCAGAAGCAGGCTTTCGCGGAACGTTTTGCCGAAGTCGTTGCAGGCCGGGCGGAAGCAGAGCCTTTCGCGCGGGAACTCGGCGCATTGCTGTCATCTTCCACGACTCCGAGCGAACACGACCTGATCGCCAACACCGTCCGGGTCATTCGCATCACCAGCGGGTTCAATACCGTCCAGAAAGGAGCGCTCGAACGCTGCGTCCGAATCATGGCGGGCGGCATGGCGGAGTTTCAACAGAACGCCACGCCCGACGGCCTGAACGACGTCCCGCATCTTGATCGCTATTGCTATTATGTCGCCGGCGTGGTCGGCGAAATGCTCACCGAGCTGTTCTGCGACTATTCCGCCGAGATCAATACACGGCGGGAAGAATTGCTTCCGCTGGCCGTCTCCTTCGGGCAAGGGTTGCAAATGACCAATATCCTCAAGGACGTATGGGATGACCGGAATCGCGGCGCGTGCTGGCTTCCGCAGGACGTTTTCCTCGCTGCCGGTTTCGATCTGCGCTCCTTATCCCCCGGCCGGACCGATCCCGGCTTCGTCAAGGGATTATCCGGGCTCGTGGCGATCGCCCGCCGGCACCTCGAAAACGCGTTGCGGTATACGCTGATCATACCTTCACACGAAACCGGCATCCGCCGGCATTGCCTCTGGGCATTGGGTATGGCCGTCCTCACCCTGCGCCGCATTCATGCAACGCCCACGTTCAGCAGCGGACAGGAAGTAAAAATCTCCCGGCGCAGCGTGTGGACCGTCGTCATCGTCACCAGCGCTCTGGCCCGCTGGAATCCGGCGCTGAAATTCCTTTTCGGAGTATTGACCCGAAAACTGCCCTCTTCGTGA
- a CDS encoding O-antigen ligase family protein, which yields MTSEKSSLSLDALTPERLFVWTRPLLYAGLAFGLLLIVLGTWLSTLLLAVLAAAFLAALVFGALARNEVFLLCAVLAAFVVSANYEAGFQIQEIFYGLLYFGYLTYWFISRFFFYRDRVLKTPIDWALFLFLVYVTLSLGLTPLLGGDMQTAVSEWLAITMLAFYFPIKELCIRRSDLLPQKPVLISLGFVALFIAFRNFWFYQTHINNAEFLWQIATGRVVTNEHVLLMAGLVALTILLYSRKKLHTTAIAGIFTILSAAIVIGQSRALWVSYMLGIAVIFLCVDRKKKFRIVSIGVLGGVLFLVVGTLVFDNFFSLIIAGLANRFLSLQTATVQDISLINRFFEARAALEYIGMNPIMGYGFGVPIKYYSLVYEWTHETSFIHNGPVGVWYRHGLIGLGLLGTFYIGTVVRTIRTLRMPAIARIDRIVAIFVMACLIAESLVGNTENPFATGDKTLFIGALAGLAAASAHRAAHPVARPEIHAE from the coding sequence ATGACCAGCGAGAAATCGTCCCTTTCTCTTGACGCACTCACGCCCGAGCGGCTGTTCGTGTGGACACGGCCATTGCTGTATGCGGGATTGGCTTTCGGGCTTCTCCTGATTGTACTGGGGACCTGGCTTTCGACCCTCTTGTTGGCTGTACTGGCTGCAGCCTTCCTCGCCGCCCTTGTCTTCGGGGCATTGGCACGCAACGAAGTCTTCCTGCTGTGCGCCGTGCTGGCCGCCTTCGTCGTTTCAGCCAACTACGAAGCCGGATTTCAGATACAGGAAATCTTTTACGGACTACTGTATTTCGGATATCTGACGTACTGGTTCATAAGCCGTTTTTTCTTCTACCGGGATCGCGTCCTGAAAACACCCATCGACTGGGCGCTTTTTCTTTTTCTCGTCTATGTTACGCTGTCTCTTGGGCTTACCCCCCTGCTCGGCGGCGACATGCAAACCGCTGTCAGCGAATGGCTGGCCATCACCATGCTGGCCTTTTACTTTCCAATCAAGGAACTCTGCATTCGGCGGTCCGATCTGCTTCCCCAAAAACCTGTCCTGATTAGTCTGGGCTTTGTTGCGCTCTTTATTGCGTTTCGAAATTTCTGGTTTTACCAAACCCACATCAACAACGCGGAATTCCTGTGGCAGATCGCCACAGGGCGTGTCGTCACGAACGAACATGTGTTGCTGATGGCTGGCCTCGTCGCATTGACCATCCTGTTGTACAGCCGGAAAAAGCTGCATACGACGGCTATTGCCGGGATATTTACGATCCTGTCTGCAGCCATCGTGATCGGACAAAGCCGGGCCCTGTGGGTGTCTTACATGCTGGGCATTGCGGTCATCTTCCTGTGCGTCGATCGGAAAAAGAAATTCCGGATCGTATCCATCGGGGTCCTCGGGGGAGTACTATTCCTCGTGGTGGGGACACTCGTCTTCGACAATTTCTTTTCACTCATCATTGCCGGTCTTGCAAACCGGTTCCTTTCCCTGCAAACCGCCACGGTCCAGGATATTTCCCTGATCAACCGCTTCTTCGAGGCGCGCGCGGCATTGGAGTACATCGGCATGAACCCCATCATGGGCTACGGCTTCGGGGTCCCGATCAAATATTACAGCCTCGTCTATGAGTGGACGCACGAAACCTCGTTTATTCATAACGGCCCGGTGGGCGTCTGGTACCGCCACGGTCTTATAGGGCTTGGGCTCCTCGGCACGTTCTACATCGGAACGGTCGTGCGGACCATTCGAACACTGCGTATGCCCGCCATAGCTCGCATCGACCGCATCGTGGCTATTTTCGTCATGGCGTGCCTGATTGCGGAAAGCCTCGTGGGAAACACCGAAAATCCATTCGCTACCGGCGACAAGACCCTGTTCATCGGAGCCCTGGCCGGCCTTGCCGCCGCATCTGCCCATCGCGCAGCCCACCCGGTTGCCCGGCCCGAAATCCATGCCGAGTGA
- a CDS encoding flippase: MPSEGTANPAGQGQPRPGLLANISWLSVANAIVKPLWFLFITAACMRLLGVREFGVLTAALSLTMIAAGFVDLGMAQYTVREVSRALDKASLYFSNFMTLRIGNSVLAWGGALIVAVLLDYRGSALLAVCFAGIYALTLNLTNYCRSMYQAFENLRQEAVMLIVEKVLVIGGGLLLLFATRSAAWTLAGMALGMTVTTGINILCIDRRFAKMRRSLVSRRFLKRAIKVMIPFGFAGLFTVMYYRVDMVMIEAILGAVPTGQYGAAYRILEAFHTLPAIVGLAAIYPRLARLHRDRAHADFRHLLRNGLLGLISISIVVSLLLTILSDTVIWLLDPDPSYALAADALRILVWTFPFICGKTLLYLALISMDQQRLAAITLGFAVLFNVAFNTFMIPAMGIEGAAIATVLTEVLLTVIFAAYYRRTGFISTEPQSSE; encoded by the coding sequence ATGCCGAGTGAAGGTACAGCCAACCCCGCCGGGCAGGGACAACCCCGACCCGGCCTGCTGGCGAACATATCCTGGCTGAGCGTTGCCAACGCCATCGTGAAACCGCTATGGTTTCTGTTCATTACGGCGGCATGCATGAGGCTGCTCGGTGTGCGTGAATTCGGTGTCCTTACGGCAGCCTTGTCGCTGACCATGATCGCCGCGGGTTTCGTAGATCTGGGCATGGCGCAGTACACGGTGCGCGAAGTATCGCGGGCGCTGGACAAGGCATCCCTCTACTTCTCCAACTTCATGACACTGAGAATCGGGAACTCGGTCCTCGCATGGGGAGGTGCGCTGATTGTAGCGGTCTTGCTCGATTATCGCGGGAGTGCGTTGCTGGCCGTGTGCTTCGCCGGGATATATGCCCTCACACTGAACCTCACGAATTACTGCCGCAGCATGTACCAGGCATTCGAAAACCTGCGCCAGGAAGCCGTCATGCTGATCGTGGAAAAGGTACTGGTTATTGGAGGCGGTCTGCTCCTGCTGTTCGCCACCCGTTCAGCGGCGTGGACGCTCGCCGGCATGGCGCTGGGTATGACAGTGACCACGGGCATCAACATCCTGTGTATCGACAGGCGATTCGCAAAAATGCGCAGGTCTCTCGTGAGCAGACGCTTTCTCAAGCGAGCAATCAAGGTCATGATCCCCTTCGGGTTCGCCGGCCTGTTCACGGTGATGTATTACCGCGTGGATATGGTGATGATCGAAGCCATACTCGGAGCAGTCCCTACCGGACAGTACGGAGCCGCTTACCGTATTCTGGAGGCATTTCACACACTACCCGCTATCGTAGGCCTGGCCGCTATCTATCCCAGACTTGCACGGCTACATCGTGACCGTGCTCATGCCGATTTTCGGCACCTCTTGCGAAATGGCCTGCTTGGACTCATCAGCATTAGCATCGTTGTCAGCTTGTTGCTCACTATTTTGTCTGACACGGTAATCTGGCTACTGGACCCGGACCCGTCCTATGCTCTTGCTGCGGATGCCTTGCGCATACTGGTATGGACCTTCCCGTTCATATGCGGCAAAACCCTTCTGTATTTAGCGCTGATCTCTATGGATCAGCAACGATTGGCGGCCATTACGCTTGGATTCGCCGTTCTTTTCAATGTAGCATTCAACACATTCATGATCCCGGCGATGGGTATTGAGGGCGCCGCTATCGCTACAGTTCTTACAGAAGTATTGCTTACTGTGATTTTTGCCGCATATTATAGACGGACAGGCTTTATATCTACCGAACCACAATCATCCGAATAA